GAGGGACTTTCACAGTCAGTAAAGCTAGGAAGCCGATCATGGTGGTCATTGAGGCAATGAAGTTTGGTCCTAACAAGGTTTTGAAGGTGTAAGTGACCAGTTCATTATGGGTCGCGTGCGGCTGATTTTTACGTTCTTCTGTGTATCTTAAGAGCGTGTGGATACACAGCGATACCACATCGACCGTTGTCAGGATGGGGATCGTGCTGGATAGAATTGAAAACGGGTAGCCAGCCAACGCCATGATCGCTAGAACGATGATATTTGCGCAGAGGATGACGATAAACGAAATAATCAAAGGTGACCAATTAGAGAAAATTAAACCCAAGACAATGAAACAGGCCAAAAAACCCAAGACCACAAAGTTGCGAATTTCTGTCTGAAGAAGAACACCCACGTCCGTCTGTACCGCCGGAGTTCCGCCGATCTCCACTTTTGAAAACGGCACCGCAGCGTTGGCAGTGACCTCAAGATTCTGGCGCAGATGCAGAATCTCAGTCGTGTTGAGAGCTTTGACATTCACAATGACTGAAGCAGTTCTGCCATCTTTCGATATCAAAGTCGGTGAGATGAGGGGATTGTTGGTGGTCTCTTTTTGCCATTGTTCGGTGGGAAGATTTTTTAACAACGGCCCCACACTTAGACCATGGTCGCTACTGAGTGCGCCTTGAACCGTGGCCAGACTGAGAGTGTTTTTAACTCCTGGAAAGTGCGCCAAGAGTTCTGTGAGTCTTTCTAGGCTTTGAATTTTATCTTTTTCAAACCAGGTCTCGCTAGGATGGGAAATCTTTGCTGTAATGATGAACGGTTGTGAATCTGGAAGTTGAAAAAGCTGTCTTGTATGTTCGTCTCTCTTCAAGAGTGGATTATCCTGAGGAAGAAACTGCTTTAAGCTGTACTGCGTTTGCAATTTAGGAAGAGCAAAGAGGCTTAATAAGGTAATCACAAAAACTAAAAGCAAAGTTGAAATGGAGATTCTTTTGACGGAATCAGGGAAGTTTGTTTTTTCCAATTTCGGTTTCTTCATCAGTTGTCTTCTTTCGATTCTTTTTTAACAAGTGCTTTAGAAAATTGGGGATAAGCCGTATTCTACAAACATGAAGATGGGAAACACGATGAGAAAATCTAAATCAAGCTTGATAACGACAAAGGGCCTAGTTGCATCACTGTTTACATTGTTCTTCTCCTTTGAAGCTCTTTCAGTTTCGCAAATTAACTCAGAATTTCAATTAGCACTTCCTAGACAGTTTCAAGAAAATTTGATTGCGAAAAAATGGGAAACCCTCGTGAATCAAGAGTTTCAAGGGAATTGGCAATTTCCTGATCAGGAAATTGCCGCTCAAGATGTTCCTGTAAAAATAAAAAACATTTCTTTGAAAGTTCTGACTCATCTGGAGAAACCAGCGCTGCAGCCTCAGCAAACGTCTTTACTGTTAATGTCTAAAGATCTGAAAGCGCAACTCGTGATTGGTGAAGTGAGTGTTGACCATATTGTCGAAAGAGTGGTCGGTGGAATCGTCGGTCGTTTTCGCGTTCAAGCCTCTTGTAAAAATGTGTCTCTGATAATGAAGCCAGGGCAAGGCTCGATGTCCCTGGCGCTGCGGCCCTCGGTGGGGGCGAACACTGCGTCGGCCGTCGTTCAGGAAGTCCGAGTGGCCTGGGCGCCGGGAAGTTGGAATTCAGAGGGTATCCACTGTGAAGGTGTCGAAGGATTTGCCGATTTATTGAAAACTGAGATCGATAAAATGGCCAACGATTCAGAGAGTTTCATTCAACCTAAAAAAGACCTCATTAAGAAATATGTGGAAAGCTACCTGCAAGATCTAAAGTTGGATTTTTCCAGTCCACGTCAGTTGATTGTGTCTCGTCCTGATATTCGTGTCTTAATGAAGGTGGATCAATATACGGACCAAGGCGAAGCGGGCGCCCTGGTGCAAGGTCATCTGCAGATTGAGTTTTTAAAATCCCCTGACGAGGAAGTTACAAATCTGACTTTATCACCCGGGTCGATGGTGGGGGGAGGCGCTGAGGCGCAGATTCTTTTACCTAAGGATTTCGTCAAACAAGTTCTGGCAAAAGCGTATTCGGCCAATGCCTGGCTTCATCAAATCACTTCTGATAAGCTGCCGGGTTTTAGCAGTCTGATGAATTCGCGATTTCTGCAGTTTTTTGTCTGGCCGGCCTTGCGCGACTATGCAAAATCAACAAAGTTTCTCTTTGAAGTCTATTCAAACAAAGACATGGAGATTCAGGGCGCGGGCCTGCAGTATCAGGTCAAAGCCAACATGTATTCACGCATGCGGGCCCCTCGCTCGGGCGCTTATGTGCCTTTTGTGAACTGGTCTGTTCCCTTAAATTCAAAAATCAATTTGCAGATTGCAAACGGCAAGGCCTCTGCCACTTTCATTAATCCGACCCTGGGTTTGACGCCTTATTATGATGCTTCCTATGTCGCTAAGTACTCACCGAACCGACGCATATTGTATGGAACGATTCGGGATAAAGTCCTTGCCGGTATCTGGGGTAAAACCTTGTCTTTTGAGATCCCTCAGCTTCCGCTTATGGAAGGGGTCAGTTTAAAAGTGAAGAAGGTGTTGGCTCCGGCAAATCAGGATTTGATATTGCAGTTGGCGCCTTAAAAAGAGCGGGACAGTGTGAGGGTGTAGGAGTCATTCTTCTCATAGACTCCTAGCGGTGTTTCGCTGGATCCTTGAATCAGGCTGGCGGTGAGGCTCAAGTTCCACGCGTCCCAAAAGCGTCGAGTCAGTGTCAGTTCTTCGTAGTTGCTGCCGTGAAGCCCATCATACAGACCCAAGAGCGAGAAGTTCCAAACCTCTTTCCAGGAAAGACGGCCGCCGATCATCCAGGCATCGCGAAAAATTTCCGTGGTTGATAGGTTTGAATCGTTTTCCTTTTCCGTCGTGATAAAGGACTTCTGTAAGACAGCAATCAAAAGACCACTTTCGCCGAAAGTGAAAGTTTTTTCCAGACCCATGACGTTTTCAAAAGTCCACTTTTGCAAATAAGGACTTTCCGTGATGCTGCTGGTATAGCTGCTGGCGAGTTTAAACAACGTGTCCCAAGAATTCGCAACCATCGTCACTCCCCCTTGGCGGATACGATAGTTTGTGACGTTCAGCGTGACATCCGGGTCCACGCGGACCACGGTTTTGGGTGAAACTGAAACGATGGTGCCGGTAACCACGGGTTGTATCAATGGGAAAGCGGCCACGCCTTCAAAGTAGCTGAGTCCGAAGTCGAAGGTGTTTCCCCGCCGCTGAATGCGAAAGGCGTAGTTGTTCTTCAGAGCGTCGTCCAACTCGTCCTTGCTGCCATAGCTGTAGTTGAGTCTTTCAGGGAGCAGAAGCAGTAGGTCGTTTTCTGGAGTTTGCGGAACGAAGATCTCGCGCGGCAACCAGCGACTTTGTTCACCAGGTAGGACGGCGCCCTGACGAGTCGGAATATAAACCAGCTCGTAATCCCAGTTGTCAAAGTTTTGCGACCACACCACCGAAGGGGTGCCCATTTTGCGGCTGTGTAAAGGATCGAAATATTGCTTCGAGTTCACCACATCCAAAGGGTTGTAACCGTCCGTCACGCCCCAGGTAAAAAGATTATAACCGGCTTGCAGAGAAGATGTTTCGGTTTGATAGCGCAGAAAGGCTTCGCCAGGATCGAAGAAATATTTTTCCGTTTCGGATTTGTTATTGGGATTGGCGATGAAGGTCGGCTTTACAAAAAAGCGCACATTGTCCAGATAGCGCCAGTCATAGATAGGGTCCAGTTCAAGTTTATATAAGTCCTGATTGGTTTCTGAACCATATTCTTGTGCGAAATAGACCGCATCCAGTTTTGTATCGATGTGCAGACTCCACTCCGTTTTGCGTTTGGCCTGCGTCGGAAGAGTCAGCAATAGAATAAGAACAACACCCAATATCTTCATCGAAGTTGATGATAACCATAGCTTTCCTGTTTTCACAAGGGGCCGTGAGTTGTGCGAATCTTACGCTGTGGCAAATTTATTTACGTATTCGATAATGGAGCTCTTGAACTCATCAGGAAGGCCGACAAAACGCAAACCTGCATAGCCATCATTCCCGACATAGACGACTTCGCAAGCACAGTTGACCGTGATGTAAAGATTAGGGCTGGTCAGAGTGCCGGTAAAGCGTTCGCCAATTTGCAGATTACGGGCGTCATTAATACCTAAACCGCCTTCGCTGATCGAGATTACACGGCATGTGAATTCGCCTTTGCTGCCTTGGCAAGTCAATGTCCCCACGATCGGAACGCGGGGGTGGGAGCGTCGACTGATGCCCAGATCTTCCACCACGCGTGGGACAGCATAGACTTCTCGCCAAAGGCCCGTGCTATCGGCACAAATATCCACCGCAGAAAAATCACTCAGGGTTTTCAGGTAAGAGATCAATTCAGAATACTTCATAGGGGATTTTTCTTTCCCCTCGATTCGCACCTTCCAAAAACCCTGAGGTTCTGCCGCGTGAGGCGTCGCCGGAAGAGTCTGAAAAGATTCTTTTAAGGTTTGTCGCCAGCGCATCGGATTCATCCATTCGCTTTGGCCGCGGCCCCAGATTTGAGGTTCTTTCGCGGATGCTAAGCGAGTTTCTATTTCTTCATGATCAAAAGGACCGTTTACTTGGCCTTCCGAAAGAATAAACCAAATCTTCGAGTTCGCCACCGATGTTCTCCTCAGTTGTCTCTTGTGCTTTATTACAACGAAAGGTATATCACTTTGTCTAGGAGATTTAATTCATGAAGTACATTATCTCAGGCACCGATCGACCTGACTCCAATACGCTTAAAATTTCTAAACACATTCAATCTGTCTATCAAACTTTGGGTGAACAGGTTGAAATTATCGATTTGAAAGAGCTGAAGAAACATCTGCATGACGACATTCACTACGGAAAAACAACCGATGCGATGAAGCCGTATCTCGATAAAGTTTTGTCGAGTGAAGGCTTGATTGTGGTCTGCCCCGAATACAATGGTTCTATGCCGGGTATCCTCAAATACTTCATCGATCACATGAAGTTTCCGGACTCTTTTGAATTTCGCCCGGTGTGCTTTGTCGGTTTGGGTGGGATGTTTGGAGCACTTCGTCCTGTCGAGCACCTTCAGCAGGTCTTTGGATATCGCAACGCCTATGTTTATCCCGAGCGCGTTTTCATTATGAATGTGGGTAAAATCTTAAATGCAGAAGGGCAAGTGCAAGACGAGTTGATTAAACAATTGCTTGAGAAACAGGCAAAAGGATTTAAAAAGTTCACCGAAGCGCTGGGAGCTTTTAAAATCGACGCCAATGCTCTTATCGAGCAAAAGAAGCTGAAGTAGCTTCGTTCTCGATCAGTTTGCTGTGAATGCGGCCTTCAAAATAGATCAAGCCAAGGATCAAGAGGGCTGCAAGTAACCATTTAGAACGAAATATCGAACTAGGTGCCATAGACTTTATGATCTCAAAGAGCCTGTTTTGAAAGCAACTAAACTTGCTGTAATTAGTCTTTGCGCGTCATTTTTCGCCTCAGTGACAATACAAAAGATCTTATCTACACTTTCGGCCTGTGGATAATTCAGGTCACCCTCATAAAACGAATTCTAATATCCTTATGGTCTCTTTAGGCGCCCTCGGCGTGGTCTTTGGGGACATTGGTACCAGCCCTCTTTACGCTCTTCGTGAATGTTTTGGTGGTGAATATGGTTTGCAGCCCACGCCTGAAAATATCATTGGCATTCTCTCATTGATTTTTTGGACGATGATTATTTTGATTTGTGTGAAGTACATGGCGTTTGTCATGCGTGCAGACAACAAAGGTGAGGGCGGAATTCTTTCTTTGATGGCGTTGGCTGTTCGCAGTCAGCAGCATAAAGACCTGACCCGTCGGCGTTGGCTAATGACGATCATCGGACTTTTCGGAGCGGCTTTGTTATATGGTGACGGAATTATTACGCCGGCCATTTCAGTTCTTTCCGCGATGGAAGGGTTGACGTATGTGGCGCCCAATTTCGAACCCTATATTATTCCTCTCACCATCTTCGTCATCAATGCTTTGTTCCTGATGCAGAAATATGGAACAGGGAAGATCGGCATCATCTTCGGTCCGATTCTCTTATTGTGGTTCACAACGCTCGCGGCGTTGGGAATTCACTCGATGGCGGAAAACACGCATATCTTTGAAGCCCTTTTGCCTCATCATGCCTTAGAGTTTTTTCTGCGCAACGGCTGGCATGGTTTTATCGTTCTGGGATCTGTGGTTCTGGTTGTTACGGGCGGTGAAGCTCTTTACGCGGATATGGGACATTTTGGCAAACGCCCCATTCGTTTGGCGTGGTTTTTTATCGCCTTGCCCGCTTTAACTTTAAACTATTTCGGGCAAGGGGCTTTGCTTCTTAATAACGTGGAAGCTGTCTCCAATCCCTTTTATTTGATGGCACCTAAATGGGCTCTTTTGCCGCTGGTGATCTTGGCGACAACAGCGACCGTGATTGCCTCTCAAGCTTTGATTTCGGGCATTTTTTCTATTACCCGACAGGCTATTCAATTGGGCTTCTGTCCGCGTATTTCCATCGTTCATACCTCTAGTCAGGAAATCGGTCAGATTTATGTCCCGTCCGTCAACTGGTCTCTTTTTATCGGTGTTGTGTGGTTGGTGTTGACCTTTAAATCTTCCTCTCATTTGGCGGCAGCCTATGGGATTGCGGTCACCGGCACCATGGTGATCACGACGATTCTGGCTTTCGAAGTCGCCCGGCAGAAGTGGCATTGGACTTTGTTAAAAGCCTCGGCCATCTTCGGCGGTTTTTTGATTGTCGATCTGGCCTTCTTCGCGGCGAACATTCGTAAAGTGACCCATGGAGGCTGGGTGCCTCTGGTGATTGGCCTTGTGGTGTACATGCTGATGACAACATGGCAGAAGGGCCGTCAGGTTCTTTTCCGTCGTTTGAAAGAACGCTCTATGCCTATAGAGGATTTCTGCCAAAAGATCTTGCGAGAACCCCCTTTGCGAGCGCCAGGGACTGCGATCTATATGTCGGGGGATCCTTGGGGTGTGCCTGTGCCTCTTTTGCATAACTTGAAGCACAACAAGGTGCTGCACCAGCGCGTGGCGATTTTGACCATTCAAACTCGGGAAGTACCTTTTGTATCCAAAAAAGACCGGGTCTCTATTCAAGAAGTCATGCCCAATATGTATCGTATTTTGGCGTACTATGGTTTTATGGAAATCCCTAAGATGAAACACATCTTGGAAGCGTGTCGCTCTAAGGATATTCACTTCAATGTCACCGAAACCACTTTTGTCTTGGGACGCGAAACTATTATCGCCGATAAAACTCCCAACCGAGTGGATGAACCAGGAATGCCGCATTGGCGCGAAAGACTGTTTGCAATTATGGCTAAAAATGCGCAAAGACCGACAGCGTTCTTCCGCATCCCACCTAATCAGGTTATCGAAGTTGGTATTCAGGTCGAGATTTAATCGCCAGAAAGAAGCCGTTCAATCGGCTCTTTTTGTTTCCAGCCGTCTTCATAGCCGATTTCAGTAAGAGTGCGACAGTATTCAGGATCAAAAAGAAGGAAGCTTGCGATCTCGCTGGCGTCCTGTAAGGAACCAAGGCCTCGCAATAAGTACCGTATCATCCGAGGCAGACGCTCCACTTTGTTGGTCGCAATTTCTGAAAAATCTCGCGACGGAGAAATCCACAGATACTCAATCGGCTTGACGGAAAGTGTGGCCTGTTCGCTCTCAGAAAGTTTAAGAATGTTGGAGTTGATTCTTTCTAGTCTTTCGATATCGACTTCTAAACCATCCATCATCACCGCATGCAATAAGACGCTTGCGACCCGTCCGACAGTGGGGGGCTTCACGTCTTCGACATGCTGAGATGTATAACAGACTTCCTGTTTTTTACGAACACCAATGGCAATGAGTTTTTTTGCACCAAGATAAATCGCCGGACCACAAGGGGAGTGATTGCGTATCGACCCATCACCATAGTGTCGACGTTCGATCGTCACCGGGGGAAATAACAGTGGAATGGCGGATGAGGCCAGTAGATGATCTGCAGTAATTTTTGCAGATTCGGACTGTCGGCGGACGCGCTGCCAAGAGGGAGTTTTCGGCGAGCCTTGTACAAAGGTGACTGTCGAAGTCGAAAAATAATCCAAAGCAGAAATGGCCAGCGCCGAAAACATTTCTGCCTCAATGTTCTTTTGAATATTCGCAAAATCACAATGCTCCTTAATCAAATTTCGCAAAGGGCTGGTGTCTAAAAGCGCTCGGCGGTGGGAACGAGGTCGAAGTCCCCCTAAAGAAAGATCAGCCATCCACTTCACCCCGCCAAAAGAAAGTTGCAAAGGATCGGTGACGTAAACCTGATCTGCCGTAACATGGCGCCAAAGGTTCAGAAGCTTCTCGCTGCCCTCTGTAATTCGACACCCTGGTGTTGCGGCTAACATGGTCGCGTTAATCGCGCCAGCACTGACACCC
This portion of the Bdellovibrio sp. ArHS genome encodes:
- a CDS encoding potassium transporter Kup, whose translation is MVSLGALGVVFGDIGTSPLYALRECFGGEYGLQPTPENIIGILSLIFWTMIILICVKYMAFVMRADNKGEGGILSLMALAVRSQQHKDLTRRRWLMTIIGLFGAALLYGDGIITPAISVLSAMEGLTYVAPNFEPYIIPLTIFVINALFLMQKYGTGKIGIIFGPILLLWFTTLAALGIHSMAENTHIFEALLPHHALEFFLRNGWHGFIVLGSVVLVVTGGEALYADMGHFGKRPIRLAWFFIALPALTLNYFGQGALLLNNVEAVSNPFYLMAPKWALLPLVILATTATVIASQALISGIFSITRQAIQLGFCPRISIVHTSSQEIGQIYVPSVNWSLFIGVVWLVLTFKSSSHLAAAYGIAVTGTMVITTILAFEVARQKWHWTLLKASAIFGGFLIVDLAFFAANIRKVTHGGWVPLVIGLVVYMLMTTWQKGRQVLFRRLKERSMPIEDFCQKILREPPLRAPGTAIYMSGDPWGVPVPLLHNLKHNKVLHQRVAILTIQTREVPFVSKKDRVSIQEVMPNMYRILAYYGFMEIPKMKHILEACRSKDIHFNVTETTFVLGRETIIADKTPNRVDEPGMPHWRERLFAIMAKNAQRPTAFFRIPPNQVIEVGIQVEI
- a CDS encoding NAD(P)H-dependent oxidoreductase, producing the protein MKYIISGTDRPDSNTLKISKHIQSVYQTLGEQVEIIDLKELKKHLHDDIHYGKTTDAMKPYLDKVLSSEGLIVVCPEYNGSMPGILKYFIDHMKFPDSFEFRPVCFVGLGGMFGALRPVEHLQQVFGYRNAYVYPERVFIMNVGKILNAEGQVQDELIKQLLEKQAKGFKKFTEALGAFKIDANALIEQKKLK
- a CDS encoding PilZ domain-containing protein is translated as MANSKIWFILSEGQVNGPFDHEEIETRLASAKEPQIWGRGQSEWMNPMRWRQTLKESFQTLPATPHAAEPQGFWKVRIEGKEKSPMKYSELISYLKTLSDFSAVDICADSTGLWREVYAVPRVVEDLGISRRSHPRVPIVGTLTCQGSKGEFTCRVISISEGGLGINDARNLQIGERFTGTLTSPNLYITVNCACEVVYVGNDGYAGLRFVGLPDEFKSSIIEYVNKFATA
- a CDS encoding patatin-like phospholipase family protein; amino-acid sequence: MSIGLVLSGGGARAAYQAGVISALAEIAQKNGVQHIFKYFTGVSAGAINATMLAATPGCRITEGSEKLLNLWRHVTADQVYVTDPLQLSFGGVKWMADLSLGGLRPRSHRRALLDTSPLRNLIKEHCDFANIQKNIEAEMFSALAISALDYFSTSTVTFVQGSPKTPSWQRVRRQSESAKITADHLLASSAIPLLFPPVTIERRHYGDGSIRNHSPCGPAIYLGAKKLIAIGVRKKQEVCYTSQHVEDVKPPTVGRVASVLLHAVMMDGLEVDIERLERINSNILKLSESEQATLSVKPIEYLWISPSRDFSEIATNKVERLPRMIRYLLRGLGSLQDASEIASFLLFDPEYCRTLTEIGYEDGWKQKEPIERLLSGD